The following is a genomic window from Onychomys torridus chromosome 13, mOncTor1.1, whole genome shotgun sequence.
ctcttaacctctgagctatctctccagcccttgttttccttttaagcTCTAATAAAGTTGTCCTTGActtcaaaaactttttttttttttttttttttttggttttttgagacagggtttctctgcctttcctggatctcgctcagtagaccaggctagccttgaactcacaaagatctgcctgcctctgcctcccaagtgctgggattaaaggcgtgccccaccaccacctggctcaaaaacatttttaaataagagaCAAAAAATGTAAAGATTGGAAGACAAAATATCATTTCATTTGTAAAGTCCTTGTATTTGCCAGCTATAGTTTTAGTAGAGAGAGGTAATTTAGAGATTtgttaaagggctggagagatggctcagccgttaaaggctaggctcacaaccaaaaatataagatttgTTAAAGATtcaggtgcatgcctttaatctcagcactcaggaggcagaggtaggcggatctctgtgagttctaggccagcctggactgttacacagagaaaccctgtcttcaaaaacaaacagaaaacaaaaagatttcaGGGTGGTAGGTCTAGATTCCCTGGGTTCCAGTGAAGGAGAGGGCTTTGATGAGGGCTTTGTGAGGATGTAGATGACTTGAGGGAGGTTGTGGCCTGGGTATAAAAGCCTGTGGGAAATGGAGAACAGTACTCAGAAATCAAAGGACCTGAGTGCCTGTTACTGAAGCAGAGGGCCACTTGCATCTAAGAGTCCGAGGCTAGTGAGAACAACACAGTGACACATCTCAAGACAAATTTTAACGAAAATTGACGggcgggctagagagatggctcggtgcgTGAAGCCTGCTGGTTAGCATAGGACCCATGTTTAAAAGGTGTGATGGCGCATGCTTACAAATCTCAGCTGgtggaagcagacacaggtggatttACTAGGGCTGGCTagctccaagccagtgagaaAACGATACCCAGGTTtgacctctggtctacacacacgtgcatgcacacggggacacacacacacacacacacacacacacacacacacacacacacacctcaatgaGCACGTAGCAAGCACAGCTACTTGgggggctgaggagagaagactGCAGACCCAAGAGCTGCCTAGGCAACttagtaaaaactacaaagtcaaaggcagccaggcagtgatggcgcacgcctttgatcccagcactcgggaggcagaggcaggcggatctctgtgagttcgaggccagcctggtctacagagcaagatccaggacaggcaccaaaactacacagagaaaccctgtcttggaaaaacaaacaaacaaacaaacaaaaaaaaaaccaacaacaacaaaaaagtcaaagGCTAGGGCTAGAACCCAATGATTGAGAGCCAAGCATATTTGAGGCCAATACGAAAAGAAGAATAAAGGGGGTGGGCGATTTTTATGGCAGCAAGGATCGAACGAGACTCCGTCCTCTTCATGGAAAGAGGGCAAGAACCAGGAAGACAGGAGACCTCAGCACAGAGGGCTTGGGAAGGAGAGATGCTGGGCCTTAGAGGAATCAGGAGAGCTCCTTGATTGGGAAATTCCTTCTGGGATCtctttttgctttagtttttttaGATAGGTCTCATGTTCCCTGGGCTGACTCTGAGCtacctgtgtagctgaagataaccttgaacttctgatcctcctgcctccacttcccaggagCCTGAGATTCAGGATAGTACCCCATGCCTGGCCTTTGTTTTGTGGTTAAAGAAAGGGTCTTAGGTAGCCCAGAGTGGCCACAAATTTGTGATCAGCCTGCCTAGTacagggattataggcatgtaccccGATTGGGGTCACTTCTTACTTCCCATAGGGAGTCTCAGTTTAGCACCCCCCCTCCCAGTCCTCTTGGAAACCTGGTGGCCCTGGAGAACTAAGGGGTGGGAACTGCCCAGGGTCAGTACTACTAAATCCAGTGTACCCCTTCACTCATATGCTCTGCACGCACCTCTGTCCCCCCGACAGGTTCCCCTTCTACTTTGAGCTCAAGATTGCTTTTGTGATATGGCTGCTGTCCCCTTACACCAAGGGCTCCAGTGTTCTCTACCGCAAGTTCGTGCATCCTACGCTGTCCAACAAGGAAAAGGTTTGCCCTACCTTTGGCTCTTCCCAGCCTGGCCCAGCTGAGGCGCTCCCACGCCTGCAGCCACACACATCTCCTGGGGGTGGCCAGAGCCTGGGGCGCCCTTGCAGAGCCCGGCTCCCTGGGTCGTGTCTTTGCACAGGTGTGAACAAAGGTAACTTGCCTGCAGCCTTACCTCTCGGGTCTCCCATCCCTCCAGGAGATCGACGAATATATCACACAAGCCCGAGACAAGAGCTATGAGACCATGATGAGGGTGGGCAAGAGGGGCCTGAACCTGGCTGCCAATGCCGCAGTCACAGCTGCCGCCAAGGTGAGACAGGGGTGGGTTCAGACTCCCCGGGGCTCCCACCCTGTCCATCCTGTGTCCTGTCCAGGCCCCTTGGCACCCACCCTGTCTTCAGGCCTCGGAGGCTTTGGGCTGTGCAGCTTGAAGCTCCTTTCTTCTACTGTCTggtcagtttcctcatctggcCCAAGGGAAAAATATCCCAACACCATGGTAACCTCTGTTTccaccccgccccccccctccTGCTCTCTTGGTGCGTGGTGGTAACCCTAGGGCCAGGGGGTGCTGTCTGAAAAGCTCCGGAGCTTCAGCATGCAGGACCTGACTCTTATTCGAGATGAGGATGCGCTGTCACTGCAGGGGCCAGATGGCCGCCTCCGACCTGGCCCTGGGGGTCTCCTGGACACTATTGAAGACCTAGGTAATGGCAGGCACTGGGCTGTGGGAAAGAGGACAGGGTTGAAAAGACCAGCCAGAGAGACCCCTGGAcccttattctctctcttttttaaagatttatttgtttatttgtttgttcctttatttatttattatgtatacagtgttctgtctacaggCCAGTgtcagatctcatcacagatggttgtgagccaccatgtggttgctgggaattgaactcaggacctctggaagaacagccagtgctcttaacccctgagccatctctccagccccaccttatcttcttttcctcccctAACTAGGAGATGACCCTGCCCTGAATGTAAGGTCTAGCACAAGCCAGGCAGAACTCCGGACCGAGACCTCAGAAGATGACCTGGGAGATAAGGCAATCAAGAGGACCAAATCTATCAAAAAAGTGCCCAAAG
Proteins encoded in this region:
- the Reep2 gene encoding receptor expression-enhancing protein 2, yielding MVSWIISRLVVLIFGTLYPAYSSYKAVKTKNVKEYVKWMMYWIVFAFFTTAETLTDIILSWFPFYFELKIAFVIWLLSPYTKGSSVLYRKFVHPTLSNKEKEIDEYITQARDKSYETMMRVGKRGLNLAANAAVTAAAKGQGVLSEKLRSFSMQDLTLIRDEDALSLQGPDGRLRPGPGGLLDTIEDLGDDPALNVRSSTSQAELRTETSEDDLGDKAIKRTKSIKKVPKAEPVASKTLKTRPKKKSSGGGDSA